A region of Massilia sp. KIM DNA encodes the following proteins:
- the modC gene encoding molybdenum ABC transporter ATP-binding protein, with amino-acid sequence MSIRARFAIDRGGFRLEADLTLPASGVSALFGHSGSGKTTLLRAIAGLERAPGGYMALGDEVWQDEARGLFVPTWQRAVGMVFQEPSLFPHLSVRGNLEFGRKRARRLDRRAPQRQPELDTIAGLLGIGHLLGQDPASLSGGERQRVAIARTLVAAPRLLLMDEPLAALDLRRKLEILPYLERLHDELSLPIVYVSHAADEVARLADHLVLLDGGRVSASGPLAELLARIDLAGAFEDDAGVVVDAVLEGLDEDGMSRLAFPGGTLIAARRADATGAPGARMRCRIQARDVSLALERPRHSSIVNILPAEVSETAPAGPSGQVLVKLQCGGIALLARISERSRRELGIVPGARVWAQVKAVALLA; translated from the coding sequence ATGAGCATCCGTGCGCGCTTCGCCATCGACCGCGGCGGCTTCCGCCTGGAAGCCGACCTCACCCTGCCCGCCAGCGGCGTGAGCGCCCTGTTCGGCCATTCCGGCTCGGGCAAGACCACGCTGCTGCGCGCCATCGCGGGACTGGAACGCGCGCCCGGCGGCTACATGGCCCTGGGCGACGAGGTCTGGCAGGACGAGGCGCGCGGCCTGTTCGTGCCCACCTGGCAGCGCGCGGTCGGCATGGTGTTCCAGGAACCGAGCCTGTTCCCCCACCTGTCGGTGCGCGGCAACCTGGAATTCGGGCGCAAGCGCGCCCGGCGCCTGGACCGCCGCGCGCCGCAGCGCCAGCCGGAGCTGGACACGATCGCCGGACTGCTCGGCATCGGGCACCTGCTCGGCCAGGACCCGGCCTCGCTGTCGGGCGGCGAACGCCAGCGGGTGGCGATCGCGCGCACCCTGGTGGCGGCCCCGCGCCTGCTGCTGATGGACGAGCCCCTGGCCGCCCTCGACCTGCGCCGCAAGCTGGAGATCCTGCCCTACCTGGAACGCCTGCACGACGAGCTGTCCCTGCCCATCGTCTACGTCAGCCATGCGGCGGACGAAGTCGCGCGCCTGGCCGACCACCTGGTGCTGCTGGACGGCGGCCGGGTCAGCGCCAGCGGGCCGCTGGCCGAGCTGCTGGCGCGCATAGACCTGGCCGGCGCCTTCGAGGACGACGCCGGCGTGGTGGTGGACGCGGTGCTGGAGGGGCTGGACGAGGACGGCATGTCGCGCCTTGCTTTCCCGGGCGGGACCCTGATCGCGGCGCGCCGCGCCGACGCAACGGGCGCGCCGGGCGCGCGCATGCGCTGCCGCATCCAGGCGCGCGACGTCAGCCTGGCCCTGGAGCGGCCACGCCACTCCAGCATCGTCAACATCCTGCCAGCCGAGGTGAGCGAGACCGCGCCGGCCGGGCCCAGCGGCCAGGTGCTGGTCAAGCTGCAGTGCGGCGGCATCGCGCTGCTGGCGCGCATCTCGGAGCGCTCGCGGCGCGAGCTGGGCATCGTGCCGGGGGCCCGGGTCTGGGCCCAGGTCAAGGCGGTGGCGCTGCTGGCCTGA
- a CDS encoding TOBE domain-containing protein — protein sequence MGIELQGKLWMAVGGENLGGHQRVELLAHIAQAGSITQAAKAAGLSYKAAWDAIDTMNNLAGEPLVERLTGGKGGGGTRLTARGQQLVDNFRKIEQVHHEFLERLNRQAGMLADDLALLGRLGMKTSARNQFFGTVRRVRTGAVNDEVELELAGGQAIVAVVTRESLQNLGLAPGRQAYALVKSSSVIVMTGSGARLSARNQLAGSVARVVRGAVNAEVVIGLEGGGTVAATITNESLDALALEEGSEATALFKASSVILGLP from the coding sequence ATGGGCATCGAACTGCAGGGCAAGCTGTGGATGGCGGTGGGGGGCGAGAACCTTGGGGGCCACCAGCGGGTCGAACTGCTGGCGCACATCGCGCAGGCCGGGTCGATCACCCAGGCCGCCAAGGCGGCCGGGCTCAGCTACAAAGCGGCCTGGGACGCGATCGACACCATGAACAACCTGGCGGGCGAGCCGCTGGTCGAGCGGCTGACCGGGGGCAAGGGTGGCGGCGGCACGCGCCTGACGGCGCGCGGGCAGCAGCTGGTGGATAACTTTCGCAAGATCGAACAGGTGCACCATGAGTTTCTCGAACGGCTCAACCGCCAGGCCGGCATGCTGGCCGACGACCTGGCCCTGCTGGGGAGGCTGGGCATGAAGACCAGCGCGCGCAACCAGTTCTTCGGGACCGTGCGCCGGGTGCGCACGGGCGCGGTGAACGACGAGGTCGAGCTGGAGCTGGCGGGCGGGCAGGCGATCGTCGCGGTCGTCACGCGCGAGAGCCTGCAGAACCTCGGGCTGGCGCCGGGGCGGCAGGCGTATGCGCTGGTGAAGTCCTCGTCGGTGATCGTGATGACCGGGAGCGGGGCGCGGCTGTCGGCGCGCAACCAGCTCGCCGGCAGCGTGGCGCGGGTGGTGCGTGGCGCGGTGAACGCGGAAGTGGTGATCGGACTGGAAGGGGGCGGCACGGTGGCGGCGACCATCACCAACGAGAGCCTGGATGCGCTCGCGCTGGAGGAGGGCTCCGAGGCCACCGCCCTGTTCAAGGCCTCGAGCGTGATCCTCGGATTGCCCTGA
- the modA gene encoding molybdate ABC transporter substrate-binding protein, protein MKAHACLIAILGLPLCAVAAEVQVAVAANFTAPMEAIAAQFQKDTGHQARLAFGATGKFYAQVRNGAPFEMLLSADDETPARLEAEGHAAAGTRFTYAVGRLVLWSPKPGVVDARGEVLKSGFRHLAIANPKTAPYGAAAVAVLDKLGLRAALQPRIVQGESIAQAYQFASTGNAELGFVAMAQVWRDGKLSSGSGWVVPADLHAPIRQDAVILAKGRDNPAARALADYLRSDKAKALIRSFGYEI, encoded by the coding sequence ATGAAAGCCCATGCCTGCCTGATCGCCATCCTTGGCCTGCCCTTGTGCGCAGTGGCCGCCGAAGTCCAGGTCGCGGTCGCCGCCAACTTCACCGCGCCCATGGAGGCCATCGCGGCCCAGTTCCAGAAGGATACCGGGCACCAGGCCAGGCTGGCCTTCGGCGCCACCGGCAAGTTCTATGCGCAGGTGCGCAATGGCGCCCCCTTCGAGATGCTGCTCTCGGCCGACGACGAGACCCCGGCCAGACTGGAAGCCGAGGGCCATGCCGCCGCCGGCACGCGCTTCACCTACGCGGTCGGCCGCCTGGTGCTGTGGTCGCCCAAGCCGGGCGTGGTCGACGCCCGCGGCGAGGTGCTCAAGTCCGGTTTCCGCCACCTCGCCATCGCCAACCCGAAGACCGCGCCCTACGGCGCCGCGGCCGTGGCCGTGCTCGACAAGCTGGGCCTGCGCGCCGCGCTCCAGCCGCGCATCGTCCAGGGCGAAAGCATCGCCCAGGCCTACCAGTTCGCCAGCACCGGCAACGCCGAACTGGGCTTCGTCGCCATGGCCCAGGTCTGGCGTGACGGCAAGTTGAGCAGCGGCTCCGGCTGGGTCGTGCCGGCGGACCTGCACGCGCCGATCCGCCAGGACGCCGTCATCCTGGCCAAGGGCCGCGACAACCCGGCGGCCAGGGCGCTGGCCGACTACCTGCGCTCGGACAAGGCGAAAGCCCTGATCCGCTCTTTCGGCTACGAGATCTGA
- a CDS encoding penicillin-binding protein 1A, which yields MNTPTSSSFPLPGWRRGACRLALAFAFVGAPASQNAAASILPEVPDIAAVTDYRPKIPLRVYSADGVLIGEFGAERREFVPIAKIPAQMKAAVLAIEDTRFYEHNGIDWIRALGAAKANLSNLGGGYGQGASTITMQVARNFFLSRDKTLPRKLTEVALAYKIEQALSKDQILEVYMNQIYLGQRAYGFAAAARTYFGKPLEQLSLAETAMLAGLPQNPGRHNPVANPQRAQQRQRVVLKRMFETGKISQAQYRRALDEPLRVRRDGAGPGAGSEYVAELARQAVFARFGEASYERGINVVTTIVAAEQEAAYQSLRRSVLAYDRRHGYRGPEARIALPKGADEREEAVAEALQKRGPVGGLLPAVVTAASPKRVRAVLAGGETIEISGAGLGFAAAALQPKAGKQLRIAPGAVVRLAKTKGQVWEIVQLPEVAAAFVAIDAGTGAYRAMVGGFDYQLQKLNHVTQAWRQPGSAIKPFVYSAALERGFFPGTPILDEPLDFSGEKDYANWSPRNDDNTYEGLVTVRHALTHSRNVPTVRMLRSMDVDYTRDYFKRFGFDTARHPRNLTLALGTGAVTPLQMAGAYAVIANGGYRVQPWLIAKIQDRDGKPLFEAPPPQVRQEGARVLDPRNVFILDSMLRDVARFGTAAQAGRQLGRVDIAGKTGTTSNAIDGWFGGYGGNVAAVAWMGYDEPRSLGGREFGSTLALPIWIDYMKVALAKTPERAPLVPEGVVRDGEDWVYAEYAGQAPVEESAAAQAPQPQDSPR from the coding sequence ATGAACACTCCCACTTCTTCGTCCTTTCCGCTTCCCGGCTGGCGCCGCGGCGCCTGCCGCCTGGCGCTGGCCTTCGCCTTCGTCGGCGCCCCGGCGAGCCAGAATGCGGCGGCCTCGATCCTGCCCGAGGTGCCGGACATCGCCGCCGTCACCGACTACCGGCCCAAGATCCCGCTGCGCGTCTACAGCGCGGACGGGGTCCTGATCGGCGAATTCGGCGCCGAGCGCCGCGAGTTCGTGCCGATCGCGAAGATCCCGGCCCAGATGAAGGCGGCCGTGCTGGCGATCGAGGACACCCGCTTTTACGAGCACAACGGCATCGACTGGATCCGCGCCCTGGGCGCGGCCAAGGCCAACCTGAGCAATCTTGGCGGCGGCTACGGCCAGGGCGCGTCCACCATCACCATGCAGGTGGCGCGCAACTTCTTCCTGTCGCGCGACAAGACCCTGCCGCGCAAGCTGACCGAGGTGGCGCTGGCCTACAAGATCGAGCAGGCCCTCAGCAAGGACCAGATCCTCGAGGTCTACATGAACCAGATCTACCTGGGCCAGCGCGCCTACGGCTTCGCGGCCGCCGCCCGCACCTATTTCGGCAAGCCGCTCGAGCAACTGAGCCTGGCCGAAACCGCGATGCTGGCCGGGCTGCCGCAGAACCCGGGCCGCCACAACCCGGTCGCCAACCCGCAGCGTGCGCAGCAGCGCCAGCGCGTGGTCCTCAAGCGCATGTTCGAGACCGGCAAGATCAGCCAGGCCCAGTACCGCCGCGCCCTCGACGAGCCGCTGCGCGTGCGCCGCGACGGCGCCGGCCCGGGCGCGGGTTCCGAGTACGTGGCGGAACTCGCGCGCCAGGCGGTGTTCGCGCGCTTCGGCGAAGCCTCCTACGAGCGCGGCATCAACGTCGTAACCACCATCGTCGCGGCCGAACAGGAAGCCGCCTACCAGTCGCTGCGCCGCAGCGTGCTGGCCTACGACCGCCGCCACGGCTACCGCGGGCCGGAAGCGCGCATCGCCCTGCCCAAGGGGGCGGACGAGCGCGAGGAGGCGGTGGCCGAGGCGCTGCAGAAGCGCGGCCCGGTCGGCGGCCTGCTGCCGGCCGTGGTCACCGCCGCCTCGCCCAAGCGGGTGCGCGCCGTGCTGGCGGGCGGCGAGACGATCGAGATCAGCGGGGCCGGCCTGGGCTTCGCCGCCGCCGCGCTGCAGCCGAAAGCGGGCAAGCAGCTGCGGATCGCGCCGGGCGCCGTGGTGCGCCTGGCGAAAACCAAGGGCCAGGTCTGGGAGATCGTCCAGCTGCCCGAGGTGGCGGCGGCCTTCGTCGCGATCGACGCCGGCACCGGCGCCTACCGCGCCATGGTCGGCGGTTTCGACTACCAGCTGCAAAAGCTCAACCACGTGACCCAGGCCTGGCGCCAGCCCGGTTCCGCGATCAAGCCCTTCGTCTATTCGGCGGCGCTGGAACGCGGCTTCTTCCCCGGCACGCCCATCCTCGACGAGCCGCTCGACTTCTCCGGCGAGAAGGACTACGCCAACTGGTCGCCGCGCAACGACGACAACACCTACGAGGGCCTGGTGACGGTGCGCCATGCGCTGACCCATTCGCGCAACGTGCCCACGGTGCGCATGCTGCGCAGCATGGACGTCGACTACACCCGCGATTATTTCAAGCGCTTCGGCTTCGACACCGCGCGTCACCCGCGCAACCTGACCCTGGCCCTGGGCACGGGCGCGGTGACGCCGCTGCAGATGGCCGGCGCCTACGCCGTGATCGCCAACGGCGGCTACCGCGTCCAGCCCTGGCTGATCGCGAAGATCCAGGACCGCGACGGCAAGCCGCTGTTCGAGGCGCCGCCGCCCCAGGTGCGCCAGGAGGGCGCGCGCGTGCTCGATCCGCGCAACGTCTTCATCCTCGACAGCATGCTGCGCGACGTGGCGCGCTTCGGCACGGCGGCCCAGGCCGGCCGCCAGCTAGGCCGCGTCGACATCGCGGGCAAGACCGGCACCACCAGCAACGCCATCGACGGCTGGTTCGGCGGCTATGGCGGCAACGTGGCGGCGGTGGCCTGGATGGGCTACGACGAACCGCGCTCGCTGGGCGGGCGCGAGTTCGGCTCGACGCTGGCGCTGCCGATCTGGATCGACTACATGAAAGTGGCCCTGGCCAAGACCCCCGAGCGTGCGCCGCTGGTGCCGGAGGGCGTGGTCCGCGACGGCGAGGACTGGGTGTATGCGGAATACGCCGGCCAGGCGCCGGTGGAGGAGAGCGCCGCGGCGCAGGCCCCGCAGCCGCAGGACAGCCCGCGCTGA
- the modB gene encoding molybdate ABC transporter permease subunit: protein MPSREDLGAIRLTLELATIVTLLLLVLGTPLAWWLARTRSRLKNAVAAVVALPLVLPPTVLGFYLLLAMGPDGPLGRLSGALGLGTLAFTFPGLVIASVLYSMPFVVQPLHNAFEAIGDRPLEVAATLRASPWDTFRSVVLPLARPGFVTGAILGFAHTIGEFGVVLMIGGNIPERTRVVSVQIYDHVEAMEYAQAHWLAGGMLVFSFVVLLLLYTLYPQSMRGARR, encoded by the coding sequence ATGCCCTCCCGCGAGGACCTGGGCGCGATCCGCCTGACGCTCGAACTGGCGACGATCGTCACCCTGCTGCTGCTGGTGCTGGGCACGCCCCTGGCCTGGTGGCTGGCGCGCACCCGCTCGCGCCTGAAGAACGCGGTGGCGGCGGTGGTCGCCCTGCCGCTGGTGCTGCCGCCCACGGTGCTGGGCTTCTACCTGCTGCTCGCGATGGGGCCCGACGGTCCGCTCGGGCGCCTGAGCGGCGCGCTCGGCCTGGGCACCCTGGCCTTCACCTTCCCCGGTCTGGTGATCGCCTCGGTGCTGTATTCGATGCCCTTCGTGGTGCAGCCGCTGCACAACGCCTTCGAGGCCATCGGCGACCGCCCGCTGGAAGTGGCGGCGACCCTGCGCGCCAGCCCCTGGGACACCTTCCGTTCGGTGGTGCTGCCGCTGGCGCGGCCCGGCTTCGTCACCGGCGCCATCCTCGGCTTCGCCCACACCATCGGCGAATTCGGCGTGGTGCTGATGATCGGCGGGAACATCCCAGAACGCACCCGCGTGGTCTCAGTCCAGATCTACGACCACGTCGAGGCGATGGAATACGCCCAGGCCCACTGGCTGGCGGGCGGCATGCTGGTGTTCAGCTTCGTGGTCCTGCTGCTGCTCTACACCCTGTATCCGCAATCGATGCGCGGAGCCCGGCGATGA